One Scyliorhinus canicula chromosome 9, sScyCan1.1, whole genome shotgun sequence DNA segment encodes these proteins:
- the fgf3 gene encoding fibroblast growth factor 3, with protein MFITLCLLLSLLALSLQQPLTPSVTPEEPCGPSAACQPRLRRDAGGRGGVYEHLGGAPRRRRLYCATKYHLQIHLSGKIDGTLDKNSIFSILEITAVDVGVVAIKGLFSGRYLAMNKRGRLYASEVYNQECEFVERIHELGYNTYASRTYRTMANPAGARRRNNSERLWYVSINGKGRPRRGFKTRRTQKSSLFLPRVLDGKDHGMVRVFHTNSKYRENLLKSSIKDQKTRPAH; from the exons ATGTTTATAACTCTCTGCTTGTTGCTGAGTCTTCTGGCTTTGAGTctacagcagccgctgacgcccaGTGTGACCCCGGAGGAGCCGTGCGGCCCGTCCGCGGCCTGCCAGCCCAGACTGCGGAGGGATGCCGGCGGGCGCGGCGGGGTGTACGAGCATCTCGGGGGCGCGCCGCGCCGGAGGAGGCTCTACTGTGCCACCAAGTACCACCTGCAGATCCATCTCAGCGGCAAGATCGACGGCACGCTGGACAAGAACAGCATCTTCA GTATACTGGAAATAACTGCAGTTGATGTGGGAGTTGTGGCGATTAAAGGTTTATTCTCGGGGAGATATTTGGCTATGAACAAGAGAGGACGCTTGTATGCGTCG GAAGTGTACAACCAGGAATGCGAGTTTGTGGAACGCATTCATGAACTGGGATACAACACGTACGCGTCCAGGACCTACAGGACCATGGCGAACCCAGCGGGCGCAAGGCGCAGAAACAACTCGGAGAGACTTTGGTATGTGTCCATCAATGGCAAAGGTCGACCGCGGAGGGGCTTCAAAACCCGGAGAACTCAAAAATCCTCCCTTTTCCTGCCGAGGGTGCTGGACGGCAAAGACCACGGAATGGTGCGGGTGTTCCACACCAACTCCAAATATCGGGAGAACCTGCTGAAGAGTTCAATCAAGGACCAGAAAACGAGACCCGCCCACTAG